GCGCCTGTGTCTGCGTCAGCAGATGTTCGGCCACCCGGGCCACATTCACTGCGGGCATGGTGGGCTCGTCACCTTGCAAGTTGACGACGACCGTGTCATCCGGCCACCCGCGCTGCTCCACCACCTCGGCGATGCGATCGGTCCCGCACAAGTGCTGTTCGCCCGTCATGCAAACCGTAGCGCCGAAGGAGCGCGCCATCTGCGCGACAAGCTCATGCTCGGTCGCAACGATGACTTCCTCGGCGCCGCTCTCGAGCGCCCGCTGATAGACATGCTGCACCATCGGCAGACCGGCAATCAGTCGCAGCGGCTTGCCAGGCAGGCGGGTCGCACCGTGACGGGCAGGGATAACCACCTTGAACGGCATCAGCGCTCCTCCTCGCTCGACAAGGGGCGAGCTTCGTCGACCAGCATCACCGGGATCCCTTCACGGATCGGAAACGCCAATCGATCCGCTTTGCAAATCAACTCACCCGCCGCAGGCCGGTAGATCAGCGGACCCTTGCAGATCGGACACGCCAGAATCTCAAGCAATTTTCTATCC
The Candidatus Macondimonas diazotrophica genome window above contains:
- a CDS encoding Trm112 family protein translates to MDRKLLEILACPICKGPLIYRPAAGELICKADRLAFPIREGIPVMLVDEARPLSSEEER